A genomic region of Paramormyrops kingsleyae isolate MSU_618 chromosome 19, PKINGS_0.4, whole genome shotgun sequence contains the following coding sequences:
- the map7b gene encoding ensconsin isoform X5, translated as MQSQGGMLSSARPARLRRGGSGAAISALFTISEEDEQQKSSAPHRLPGTEAHPRSGEKKASGRPTSAGVGQNVSGSAGNKSAEPLSLKTDERLRLARERREEHEKQFALRETAWLQREERARQFYERQLEERRKRLEEQRAREEQRRAAVEEKRKQKLEEEKARHEAVIQRTLERSQKAKPKPNRWSWGGTLRGTTSHTSASRKSMPCSSYTLQFPVLSFTSHTPKQPDLVSDIRDVDRRSVSTVNLSKRPEPVITKRLSSSSATLINTPDKALQKRTSLLNRPQSKPQPVRGRTAGDRAAATRRLPLSVWESTMVNRLLTPTHSYLARSRSAVSLSGEAVIPICPRSASCHPMSATSFKSLQCRSAERARAPPPSLDLAGRRRTLGTVAKPAKDKDYVRKSWSNLSVPTPAVIKRSRSPGNQKHRVPAPSPVRAPSAPSRPAQHPSLMKSSRTLPSLPLFPGNLRPSKSLPKLPANPELPAPVAESEDGSEPATETELAAEAVSVTKPAAEMDPEPLEDMAPRDESDIEETQQGTPAPAIPIASPSTKPMAGTMDPEEASRLLAEKRRQAREQRDREEEERRREEEAERRSREEMARRKAEERARREEEERARQEERKKREEEEAKHAEEERAQREREEAERLQKQKEEEEARQRVAAEQRLERERHFQKEEAERMQRKKRLEEIMKRTRKSDSPEKKSTSQRNGDVSQQSTSEMGPTLELEAPAVIQSHPEGAPDLEHRDQSMPELTTAAECSSERDSLSKENGIPVPSVFEEVINLSVGTKMTRLDMDGENGVIPVVAFRENGSLRPLAGTDEVQVHQATVDLL; from the exons GCACAGAAGCTCACCCCAGATCTGGGGAGAAGAAGGCCTCCGGTCGCCCTACTTCTGCTGGAGTGGGACAGAACGTCAGCGGCAGCGCTGGGAACAAATCAG CAGAGCCCTTGTCATTGAAGACTGACGAGCGTCTTCGGCTGGCCCGGGAGCGGAGAGAAGAACATGAGAAGCAGTTTG CCCTGCGGGAGACGGCCTGGCTGCAGCGGGAAGAGCGTGCCCGGCAGTTCTACGAGAGGCAACTGGAGGAAAGGCGGAAGCGGCTGGAGGAGCAGAGGGCCCGGGAGGAGCAGCGCAGGGCCGCCGTGGAGGAGAAGCGCAAGCAGAAGCTGGAGGAAGAGAAG GCTCGGCACGAAGCGGTGATACAGCGGACCCTTGAGCGCAGCCAGAAGGCCAAGCCGAAGCCGAACCGCTGGTCCTGGGGCGGGACCCTCCGCGGCACCACCAGCCACACCAGCG CCTCCAGGAAGTCTATGCCCTGCAGCTCCTACACACTTCAGTTTCCTGTTCTCTCTTTTACTTCACACACACCTAAGCAGCCAGACCTAGTGTCTGATATCAGAG ATGTGGACAGGAGGTCGGTTTCCACAGTCAACCTCTCCAAGCGGCCAGAGCCGGTGATTACCAAGCGCTTGTCATCATCTTCAGCCACGCTTATAAACACTCCAGACAAAG CTTTACAGAAAAGGACTTCCCTCTTAAATAGACCTCAGTCCAAACCACAGCCCGTCAGAGGCCGGACTGCCGGGGACAGAGCCGCAG CCACTCGGCGCTTACCGCTGAGCGTGTGGGAGAGCACCATGGTGAACCGGCTGCTGACCCCGACGCACTCCTACCTGGCGAGGAGCCGCAGCGCCGTGTCCCTGTCAGGTGAAGCAG TCATCCCCATTTGTCCCCGTTCAGCCTCCTGCCACCCCATGAGCGCCACTTCTTTCAAGTCCCTGCAGTGCCGCAGCGCCGAGCGGGCGAGGGCTCCGCCCCCCAGCCTGGACTTGGCCGGGCGCCGCCGGACGCTGGGCACG GTGGCTAAGCCAGCGAAGGACAAAGACTATGTAAGGAAGTCTTGGAGCAACCTCTCTGTTCCCACACCTGCTGTCATCAAAAGGTCACGGTCGCCTGGAAACCAGAAGCATAGAGTGCCAGCGCCCTCACCAGTTCG TGCACCCAGTGCACCCAGCAGGCCGGCACAGCACCCCTCCCTGATGAAGTCCTCCAGGACCCTTCCCAGCCTGCCCCTGTTCCCTGGAAACCTGCGACCATCCAAGTCACTGCCAAAGCTCCCAGCAAATCCAGAGCTACCAGCACCTGTGGCAGAATCAGAGGATGGATCGGAACCAGCGACCGAAACAGAACTGGCAGCTGAAGCAGTATCTGTGACAAAGCCAGCTGCTGAAATGGACCCAGAGCCCTTAGAGGACATGGCGCCTAGAGATGAGTCTGACATCG AAGAGACACAGCAGGGGACCCCTGCCCCAGCTATCCCCATAGCCTCGCCCTCCACCAAGCCCATGGCCGGGACCATGGACCCTGAGGAGGCATCCCGGCTGCTGGCGGAGAAACGGCGTCAAGCCCGCGAGCAGCGGGACCGGGAGGAAGAGGAGCGTAGGCGGGAGGAAGAGGCCGAGAG GCGTAGCAGGGAGGAGATGGCTCGCAGGAAGGCAGAGGAGCGGGCCAGGCGAGAGGAAGAGGAGCGCGCGCGGCAAGAAGAGAGGAAGaagagggaggaagaggaggcgaAGCACGCCGAGGAAGAGAGAGcccagagggagagggaggaagCAGAGCGTCTTCAGAAACAA aaagaggaagaggaggcccGTCAGAGGGTGGCTGCGGAGCAGAGGCTGGAGAGAGAGCGACACTTCCAGAAGGAGGAGGCTGAACGCATGCAGAGGAAGAAG CGACTGGAGGAGATCATGAAGAGAACCCGCAAGTCGGATTCTCCGGAGAAG AAATCTACTTCTCAGAGAAATGGAGATGTCTCTCAGCAGAGCACCAGTGAAATGG GACCCACCCTGGAACTTGAAGCACCTGCAGTTATTCAGTCACACCCAGAgggggcaccagacctggagcATAGAGACCAGAGCATGCCTGAGCTCACTACAGCTGCTGAATG TTCCTCGGAAAGAGACTCTCTGTCAAAAGAGAATGGAATTCCTGTACCATCTGTCTTTGAGGAAGTCATCAACTTGTCAGTCGGAACTAAGATGACCAGGTTGGACATGGACGGAGAGAATGGGGTGATTCCTGTTGTCGCCTTCAGGGAGAACGGGTCTCTGAGGCCACTGGCTGGTACAGATGAGGTCCAGGTTCatcaggcaacag TAGATTTGCTATGA
- the map7b gene encoding ensconsin isoform X7 produces the protein MAEPQASPSDSQGTEAHPRSGEKKASGRPTSAGVGQNVSGSAGNKSAEPLSLKTDERLRLARERREEHEKQFALRETAWLQREERARQFYERQLEERRKRLEEQRAREEQRRAAVEEKRKQKLEEEKARHEAVIQRTLERSQKAKPKPNRWSWGGTLRGTTSHTSASRKSMPCSSYTLQFPVLSFTSHTPKQPDLVSDIRGLFESAILFPLDLEGLERHFPDVDRRSVSTVNLSKRPEPVITKRLSSSSATLINTPDKALQKRTSLLNRPQSKPQPVRGRTAGDRAAATRRLPLSVWESTMVNRLLTPTHSYLARSRSAVSLSGEAVIPICPRSASCHPMSATSFKSLQCRSAERARAPPPSLDLAGRRRTLGTVAKPAKDKDYVRKSWSNLSVPTPAVIKRSRSPGNQKHRVPAPSPVRAPSAPSRPAQHPSLMKSSRTLPSLPLFPGNLRPSKSLPKLPANPELPAPVAESEDGSEPATETELAAEAVSVTKPAAEMDPEPLEDMAPRDESDIEETQQGTPAPAIPIASPSTKPMAGTMDPEEASRLLAEKRRQAREQRDREEEERRREEEAERRSREEMARRKAEERARREEEERARQEERKKREEEEAKHAEEERAQREREEAERLQKQKEEEEARQRVAAEQRLERERHFQKEEAERMQRKKRLEEIMKRTRKSDSPEKKSTSQRNGDVSQQSTSEMGPTLELEAPAVIQSHPEGAPDLEHRDQSMPELTTAAECSSERDSLSKENGIPVPSVFEEVINLSVGTKMTRLDMDGENGVIPVVAFRENGSLRPLAGTDEVQVHQATVDLL, from the exons GCACAGAAGCTCACCCCAGATCTGGGGAGAAGAAGGCCTCCGGTCGCCCTACTTCTGCTGGAGTGGGACAGAACGTCAGCGGCAGCGCTGGGAACAAATCAG CAGAGCCCTTGTCATTGAAGACTGACGAGCGTCTTCGGCTGGCCCGGGAGCGGAGAGAAGAACATGAGAAGCAGTTTG CCCTGCGGGAGACGGCCTGGCTGCAGCGGGAAGAGCGTGCCCGGCAGTTCTACGAGAGGCAACTGGAGGAAAGGCGGAAGCGGCTGGAGGAGCAGAGGGCCCGGGAGGAGCAGCGCAGGGCCGCCGTGGAGGAGAAGCGCAAGCAGAAGCTGGAGGAAGAGAAG GCTCGGCACGAAGCGGTGATACAGCGGACCCTTGAGCGCAGCCAGAAGGCCAAGCCGAAGCCGAACCGCTGGTCCTGGGGCGGGACCCTCCGCGGCACCACCAGCCACACCAGCG CCTCCAGGAAGTCTATGCCCTGCAGCTCCTACACACTTCAGTTTCCTGTTCTCTCTTTTACTTCACACACACCTAAGCAGCCAGACCTAGTGTCTGATATCAGAG GCCTTTTTGAGTCTGCTATCCTATTTCCTCTCGATCTAGAGGGCCTAGAACGTCACTTCCCAG ATGTGGACAGGAGGTCGGTTTCCACAGTCAACCTCTCCAAGCGGCCAGAGCCGGTGATTACCAAGCGCTTGTCATCATCTTCAGCCACGCTTATAAACACTCCAGACAAAG CTTTACAGAAAAGGACTTCCCTCTTAAATAGACCTCAGTCCAAACCACAGCCCGTCAGAGGCCGGACTGCCGGGGACAGAGCCGCAG CCACTCGGCGCTTACCGCTGAGCGTGTGGGAGAGCACCATGGTGAACCGGCTGCTGACCCCGACGCACTCCTACCTGGCGAGGAGCCGCAGCGCCGTGTCCCTGTCAGGTGAAGCAG TCATCCCCATTTGTCCCCGTTCAGCCTCCTGCCACCCCATGAGCGCCACTTCTTTCAAGTCCCTGCAGTGCCGCAGCGCCGAGCGGGCGAGGGCTCCGCCCCCCAGCCTGGACTTGGCCGGGCGCCGCCGGACGCTGGGCACG GTGGCTAAGCCAGCGAAGGACAAAGACTATGTAAGGAAGTCTTGGAGCAACCTCTCTGTTCCCACACCTGCTGTCATCAAAAGGTCACGGTCGCCTGGAAACCAGAAGCATAGAGTGCCAGCGCCCTCACCAGTTCG TGCACCCAGTGCACCCAGCAGGCCGGCACAGCACCCCTCCCTGATGAAGTCCTCCAGGACCCTTCCCAGCCTGCCCCTGTTCCCTGGAAACCTGCGACCATCCAAGTCACTGCCAAAGCTCCCAGCAAATCCAGAGCTACCAGCACCTGTGGCAGAATCAGAGGATGGATCGGAACCAGCGACCGAAACAGAACTGGCAGCTGAAGCAGTATCTGTGACAAAGCCAGCTGCTGAAATGGACCCAGAGCCCTTAGAGGACATGGCGCCTAGAGATGAGTCTGACATCG AAGAGACACAGCAGGGGACCCCTGCCCCAGCTATCCCCATAGCCTCGCCCTCCACCAAGCCCATGGCCGGGACCATGGACCCTGAGGAGGCATCCCGGCTGCTGGCGGAGAAACGGCGTCAAGCCCGCGAGCAGCGGGACCGGGAGGAAGAGGAGCGTAGGCGGGAGGAAGAGGCCGAGAG GCGTAGCAGGGAGGAGATGGCTCGCAGGAAGGCAGAGGAGCGGGCCAGGCGAGAGGAAGAGGAGCGCGCGCGGCAAGAAGAGAGGAAGaagagggaggaagaggaggcgaAGCACGCCGAGGAAGAGAGAGcccagagggagagggaggaagCAGAGCGTCTTCAGAAACAA aaagaggaagaggaggcccGTCAGAGGGTGGCTGCGGAGCAGAGGCTGGAGAGAGAGCGACACTTCCAGAAGGAGGAGGCTGAACGCATGCAGAGGAAGAAG CGACTGGAGGAGATCATGAAGAGAACCCGCAAGTCGGATTCTCCGGAGAAG AAATCTACTTCTCAGAGAAATGGAGATGTCTCTCAGCAGAGCACCAGTGAAATGG GACCCACCCTGGAACTTGAAGCACCTGCAGTTATTCAGTCACACCCAGAgggggcaccagacctggagcATAGAGACCAGAGCATGCCTGAGCTCACTACAGCTGCTGAATG TTCCTCGGAAAGAGACTCTCTGTCAAAAGAGAATGGAATTCCTGTACCATCTGTCTTTGAGGAAGTCATCAACTTGTCAGTCGGAACTAAGATGACCAGGTTGGACATGGACGGAGAGAATGGGGTGATTCCTGTTGTCGCCTTCAGGGAGAACGGGTCTCTGAGGCCACTGGCTGGTACAGATGAGGTCCAGGTTCatcaggcaacag TAGATTTGCTATGA
- the map7b gene encoding ensconsin isoform X13 — translation MQSQGGMLSSARPARLRRGGSGAAISALFTISEEDEQQKSSAPHRLPGTEAHPRSGEKKASGRPTSAGVGQNVSGSAGNKSEPLSLKTDERLRLARERREEHEKQFALRETAWLQREERARQFYERQLEERRKRLEEQRAREEQRRAAVEEKRKQKLEEEKARHEAVIQRTLERSQKAKPKPNRWSWGGTLRGTTSHTSDVDRRSVSTVNLSKRPEPVITKRLSSSSATLINTPDKALQKRTSLLNRPQSKPQPVRGRTAGDRAAATRRLPLSVWESTMVNRLLTPTHSYLARSRSAVSLSGEAVIPICPRSASCHPMSATSFKSLQCRSAERARAPPPSLDLAGRRRTLGTVAKPAKDKDYVRKSWSNLSVPTPAVIKRSRSPGNQKHRVPAPSPVRAPSAPSRPAQHPSLMKSSRTLPSLPLFPGNLRPSKSLPKLPANPELPAPVAESEDGSEPATETELAAEAVSVTKPAAEMDPEPLEDMAPRDESDIEETQQGTPAPAIPIASPSTKPMAGTMDPEEASRLLAEKRRQAREQRDREEEERRREEEAERRSREEMARRKAEERARREEEERARQEERKKREEEEAKHAEEERAQREREEAERLQKQKEEEEARQRVAAEQRLERERHFQKEEAERMQRKKRLEEIMKRTRKSDSPEKKSTSQRNGDVSQQSTSEMGPTLELEAPAVIQSHPEGAPDLEHRDQSMPELTTAAECSSERDSLSKENGIPVPSVFEEVINLSVGTKMTRLDMDGENGVIPVVAFRENGSLRPLAGTDEVQVHQATVDLL, via the exons GCACAGAAGCTCACCCCAGATCTGGGGAGAAGAAGGCCTCCGGTCGCCCTACTTCTGCTGGAGTGGGACAGAACGTCAGCGGCAGCGCTGGGAACAAATCAG AGCCCTTGTCATTGAAGACTGACGAGCGTCTTCGGCTGGCCCGGGAGCGGAGAGAAGAACATGAGAAGCAGTTTG CCCTGCGGGAGACGGCCTGGCTGCAGCGGGAAGAGCGTGCCCGGCAGTTCTACGAGAGGCAACTGGAGGAAAGGCGGAAGCGGCTGGAGGAGCAGAGGGCCCGGGAGGAGCAGCGCAGGGCCGCCGTGGAGGAGAAGCGCAAGCAGAAGCTGGAGGAAGAGAAG GCTCGGCACGAAGCGGTGATACAGCGGACCCTTGAGCGCAGCCAGAAGGCCAAGCCGAAGCCGAACCGCTGGTCCTGGGGCGGGACCCTCCGCGGCACCACCAGCCACACCAGCG ATGTGGACAGGAGGTCGGTTTCCACAGTCAACCTCTCCAAGCGGCCAGAGCCGGTGATTACCAAGCGCTTGTCATCATCTTCAGCCACGCTTATAAACACTCCAGACAAAG CTTTACAGAAAAGGACTTCCCTCTTAAATAGACCTCAGTCCAAACCACAGCCCGTCAGAGGCCGGACTGCCGGGGACAGAGCCGCAG CCACTCGGCGCTTACCGCTGAGCGTGTGGGAGAGCACCATGGTGAACCGGCTGCTGACCCCGACGCACTCCTACCTGGCGAGGAGCCGCAGCGCCGTGTCCCTGTCAGGTGAAGCAG TCATCCCCATTTGTCCCCGTTCAGCCTCCTGCCACCCCATGAGCGCCACTTCTTTCAAGTCCCTGCAGTGCCGCAGCGCCGAGCGGGCGAGGGCTCCGCCCCCCAGCCTGGACTTGGCCGGGCGCCGCCGGACGCTGGGCACG GTGGCTAAGCCAGCGAAGGACAAAGACTATGTAAGGAAGTCTTGGAGCAACCTCTCTGTTCCCACACCTGCTGTCATCAAAAGGTCACGGTCGCCTGGAAACCAGAAGCATAGAGTGCCAGCGCCCTCACCAGTTCG TGCACCCAGTGCACCCAGCAGGCCGGCACAGCACCCCTCCCTGATGAAGTCCTCCAGGACCCTTCCCAGCCTGCCCCTGTTCCCTGGAAACCTGCGACCATCCAAGTCACTGCCAAAGCTCCCAGCAAATCCAGAGCTACCAGCACCTGTGGCAGAATCAGAGGATGGATCGGAACCAGCGACCGAAACAGAACTGGCAGCTGAAGCAGTATCTGTGACAAAGCCAGCTGCTGAAATGGACCCAGAGCCCTTAGAGGACATGGCGCCTAGAGATGAGTCTGACATCG AAGAGACACAGCAGGGGACCCCTGCCCCAGCTATCCCCATAGCCTCGCCCTCCACCAAGCCCATGGCCGGGACCATGGACCCTGAGGAGGCATCCCGGCTGCTGGCGGAGAAACGGCGTCAAGCCCGCGAGCAGCGGGACCGGGAGGAAGAGGAGCGTAGGCGGGAGGAAGAGGCCGAGAG GCGTAGCAGGGAGGAGATGGCTCGCAGGAAGGCAGAGGAGCGGGCCAGGCGAGAGGAAGAGGAGCGCGCGCGGCAAGAAGAGAGGAAGaagagggaggaagaggaggcgaAGCACGCCGAGGAAGAGAGAGcccagagggagagggaggaagCAGAGCGTCTTCAGAAACAA aaagaggaagaggaggcccGTCAGAGGGTGGCTGCGGAGCAGAGGCTGGAGAGAGAGCGACACTTCCAGAAGGAGGAGGCTGAACGCATGCAGAGGAAGAAG CGACTGGAGGAGATCATGAAGAGAACCCGCAAGTCGGATTCTCCGGAGAAG AAATCTACTTCTCAGAGAAATGGAGATGTCTCTCAGCAGAGCACCAGTGAAATGG GACCCACCCTGGAACTTGAAGCACCTGCAGTTATTCAGTCACACCCAGAgggggcaccagacctggagcATAGAGACCAGAGCATGCCTGAGCTCACTACAGCTGCTGAATG TTCCTCGGAAAGAGACTCTCTGTCAAAAGAGAATGGAATTCCTGTACCATCTGTCTTTGAGGAAGTCATCAACTTGTCAGTCGGAACTAAGATGACCAGGTTGGACATGGACGGAGAGAATGGGGTGATTCCTGTTGTCGCCTTCAGGGAGAACGGGTCTCTGAGGCCACTGGCTGGTACAGATGAGGTCCAGGTTCatcaggcaacag TAGATTTGCTATGA
- the map7b gene encoding ensconsin isoform X12, with translation MQSQGGMLSSARPARLRRGGSGAAISALFTISEEDEQQKSSAPHRLPGTEAHPRSGEKKASGRPTSAGVGQNVSGSAGNKSAEPLSLKTDERLRLARERREEHEKQFALRETAWLQREERARQFYERQLEERRKRLEEQRAREEQRRAAVEEKRKQKLEEEKARHEAVIQRTLERSQKAKPKPNRWSWGGTLRGTTSHTSDVDRRSVSTVNLSKRPEPVITKRLSSSSATLINTPDKALQKRTSLLNRPQSKPQPVRGRTAGDRAAATRRLPLSVWESTMVNRLLTPTHSYLARSRSAVSLSGEAVIPICPRSASCHPMSATSFKSLQCRSAERARAPPPSLDLAGRRRTLGTVAKPAKDKDYVRKSWSNLSVPTPAVIKRSRSPGNQKHRVPAPSPVRAPSAPSRPAQHPSLMKSSRTLPSLPLFPGNLRPSKSLPKLPANPELPAPVAESEDGSEPATETELAAEAVSVTKPAAEMDPEPLEDMAPRDESDIEETQQGTPAPAIPIASPSTKPMAGTMDPEEASRLLAEKRRQAREQRDREEEERRREEEAERRSREEMARRKAEERARREEEERARQEERKKREEEEAKHAEEERAQREREEAERLQKQKEEEEARQRVAAEQRLERERHFQKEEAERMQRKKRLEEIMKRTRKSDSPEKKSTSQRNGDVSQQSTSEMGPTLELEAPAVIQSHPEGAPDLEHRDQSMPELTTAAECSSERDSLSKENGIPVPSVFEEVINLSVGTKMTRLDMDGENGVIPVVAFRENGSLRPLAGTDEVQVHQATVDLL, from the exons GCACAGAAGCTCACCCCAGATCTGGGGAGAAGAAGGCCTCCGGTCGCCCTACTTCTGCTGGAGTGGGACAGAACGTCAGCGGCAGCGCTGGGAACAAATCAG CAGAGCCCTTGTCATTGAAGACTGACGAGCGTCTTCGGCTGGCCCGGGAGCGGAGAGAAGAACATGAGAAGCAGTTTG CCCTGCGGGAGACGGCCTGGCTGCAGCGGGAAGAGCGTGCCCGGCAGTTCTACGAGAGGCAACTGGAGGAAAGGCGGAAGCGGCTGGAGGAGCAGAGGGCCCGGGAGGAGCAGCGCAGGGCCGCCGTGGAGGAGAAGCGCAAGCAGAAGCTGGAGGAAGAGAAG GCTCGGCACGAAGCGGTGATACAGCGGACCCTTGAGCGCAGCCAGAAGGCCAAGCCGAAGCCGAACCGCTGGTCCTGGGGCGGGACCCTCCGCGGCACCACCAGCCACACCAGCG ATGTGGACAGGAGGTCGGTTTCCACAGTCAACCTCTCCAAGCGGCCAGAGCCGGTGATTACCAAGCGCTTGTCATCATCTTCAGCCACGCTTATAAACACTCCAGACAAAG CTTTACAGAAAAGGACTTCCCTCTTAAATAGACCTCAGTCCAAACCACAGCCCGTCAGAGGCCGGACTGCCGGGGACAGAGCCGCAG CCACTCGGCGCTTACCGCTGAGCGTGTGGGAGAGCACCATGGTGAACCGGCTGCTGACCCCGACGCACTCCTACCTGGCGAGGAGCCGCAGCGCCGTGTCCCTGTCAGGTGAAGCAG TCATCCCCATTTGTCCCCGTTCAGCCTCCTGCCACCCCATGAGCGCCACTTCTTTCAAGTCCCTGCAGTGCCGCAGCGCCGAGCGGGCGAGGGCTCCGCCCCCCAGCCTGGACTTGGCCGGGCGCCGCCGGACGCTGGGCACG GTGGCTAAGCCAGCGAAGGACAAAGACTATGTAAGGAAGTCTTGGAGCAACCTCTCTGTTCCCACACCTGCTGTCATCAAAAGGTCACGGTCGCCTGGAAACCAGAAGCATAGAGTGCCAGCGCCCTCACCAGTTCG TGCACCCAGTGCACCCAGCAGGCCGGCACAGCACCCCTCCCTGATGAAGTCCTCCAGGACCCTTCCCAGCCTGCCCCTGTTCCCTGGAAACCTGCGACCATCCAAGTCACTGCCAAAGCTCCCAGCAAATCCAGAGCTACCAGCACCTGTGGCAGAATCAGAGGATGGATCGGAACCAGCGACCGAAACAGAACTGGCAGCTGAAGCAGTATCTGTGACAAAGCCAGCTGCTGAAATGGACCCAGAGCCCTTAGAGGACATGGCGCCTAGAGATGAGTCTGACATCG AAGAGACACAGCAGGGGACCCCTGCCCCAGCTATCCCCATAGCCTCGCCCTCCACCAAGCCCATGGCCGGGACCATGGACCCTGAGGAGGCATCCCGGCTGCTGGCGGAGAAACGGCGTCAAGCCCGCGAGCAGCGGGACCGGGAGGAAGAGGAGCGTAGGCGGGAGGAAGAGGCCGAGAG GCGTAGCAGGGAGGAGATGGCTCGCAGGAAGGCAGAGGAGCGGGCCAGGCGAGAGGAAGAGGAGCGCGCGCGGCAAGAAGAGAGGAAGaagagggaggaagaggaggcgaAGCACGCCGAGGAAGAGAGAGcccagagggagagggaggaagCAGAGCGTCTTCAGAAACAA aaagaggaagaggaggcccGTCAGAGGGTGGCTGCGGAGCAGAGGCTGGAGAGAGAGCGACACTTCCAGAAGGAGGAGGCTGAACGCATGCAGAGGAAGAAG CGACTGGAGGAGATCATGAAGAGAACCCGCAAGTCGGATTCTCCGGAGAAG AAATCTACTTCTCAGAGAAATGGAGATGTCTCTCAGCAGAGCACCAGTGAAATGG GACCCACCCTGGAACTTGAAGCACCTGCAGTTATTCAGTCACACCCAGAgggggcaccagacctggagcATAGAGACCAGAGCATGCCTGAGCTCACTACAGCTGCTGAATG TTCCTCGGAAAGAGACTCTCTGTCAAAAGAGAATGGAATTCCTGTACCATCTGTCTTTGAGGAAGTCATCAACTTGTCAGTCGGAACTAAGATGACCAGGTTGGACATGGACGGAGAGAATGGGGTGATTCCTGTTGTCGCCTTCAGGGAGAACGGGTCTCTGAGGCCACTGGCTGGTACAGATGAGGTCCAGGTTCatcaggcaacag TAGATTTGCTATGA